In Thermogemmata fonticola, the genomic stretch ACAGCCCCTTGCCGTAGTAGGCGGAGGTGTCGATGAAGTTGACGCCGGCGTCGAGGGCAGCCCAGACGCAGTCCCGCGCCTCCTCGAAGGCCACCGGGCCGTACTGCTGTCCGATGGCCGCCCCCCCTTGCCCCAGCACCGACACTTCCAGCCCCGTGCGCCCCAACGGCCGGTAACGCATGGCCCCGCCTCCTCCTGCCCTCCGCCCACCTTTTTCCCTCGTGCCTCCGCCCCCGTTCGGATCACCTGAGCCTTTTCTTCCCCGCACCTTTAGCTCAGAGACACATGCCGCCCGGTGCGGATCGACTCCTCGATCGCTTCGATCATCTTCTGCGCCGTGATGGCGTCCTCCAGGGTGGACAGGGGCGCTTCCCCCTGCCGGATGCAGCGGTGAAGGAAGTGATAGACCTCGTTGGTGATCGACCCCTGGTAGGCGGTGTAGGTCTGGGAGTGGACCAGGCCGGGCTTGATCTCGACATGGTCGCGGTAGCTATAGCGGGTGCTGCCGCCGGTACCGATGACTTTGACCAGCACGGTCCAGGGATCGCCGGAGTGGTCATCCGCGGCGAAGCTGGCGCAGAAGTGGGCCAGGGCGCCATTTTCCAGGCGCATCTGCACCATAGCAATGTCTTCTTCCGTGTAGGTTTGGTAATGCAGGACCGCCTTCATGGCCGAGATTTCCACCGGTCGGCCCACCAGATAGAGCAGAATGTAGGAGTGATGGGTCAAAATCTGGCGGACGACGCCGGGGTAGCGCCGGGCCACCTCTTCGGGATGGTGGATATTGTAAAGCACATAGCAGGAGACGATCCGCCCCAGGTCCCCGCTGGCGACCAGCTCGCGGGTCCGCTGCATGCTGGCTTCGTAGATGTAATTGTGGCCGGGCATGCACACCCGTTTCTGCGCCTGGGCCAAGTCCCGCATGCGGGCGATCTCCGCCACGTTCACCCCGACCGGCTTTTCCACCAGCACATGCTTGCCGGCCCGCAACGCTAGCTCCGTGTAGGTCAGGTGGGTTTCCAGATTGGTCAGGACGAAGACGGCGTCGATGGCCGGGTCCTGCACCAGTTCTTCCGGCGTGGCATAGGTGCGGCAGCCGAACTCCCGCGCCCGCTGCTCGGCCCGGTCCGCCGAGCGGTTCCACAAGCCCACCAGGCGCGC encodes the following:
- a CDS encoding Gfo/Idh/MocA family protein → MGTSPETIGVGFIGAGDVSVLHARAVQKCPGARLVGLWNRSADRAEQRAREFGCRTYATPEELVQDPAIDAVFVLTNLETHLTYTELALRAGKHVLVEKPVGVNVAEIARMRDLAQAQKRVCMPGHNYIYEASMQRTRELVASGDLGRIVSCYVLYNIHHPEEVARRYPGVVRQILTHHSYILLYLVGRPVEISAMKAVLHYQTYTEEDIAMVQMRLENGALAHFCASFAADDHSGDPWTVLVKVIGTGGSTRYSYRDHVEIKPGLVHSQTYTAYQGSITNEVYHFLHRCIRQGEAPLSTLEDAITAQKMIEAIEESIRTGRHVSLS